The proteins below come from a single Desulfonatronovibrio hydrogenovorans DSM 9292 genomic window:
- the larB gene encoding nickel pincer cofactor biosynthesis protein LarB, with the protein MMKKELLSILEKISSGQLTPDEALNQIVHHPYQEAANGLNLDLHRGMRTGISEVVFGQGKSIDQLHSAVETLARDKNPVLVTKVGQDNGLDLEKRFPGGRYWDVPGVFILNKQLDLSHPWPGTGRILIISAGGADLPVALEALTTCLFFDQQAGLISDVGVAGLHRLFPHLDTLSRAEILIVVAGMEGALPSVVAGLCDKPVVAVPTSVGYGTNFSGVTPLLAMLTSCAPGISVVNIDNGFGAACFAVKVCCTHE; encoded by the coding sequence ATGATGAAAAAAGAACTCTTGTCAATCCTCGAAAAAATATCATCCGGACAATTGACTCCGGATGAAGCCTTGAACCAGATTGTCCACCATCCGTATCAGGAAGCGGCCAACGGTCTTAATCTTGACCTGCACCGGGGCATGAGAACCGGAATATCCGAGGTGGTCTTCGGCCAGGGCAAAAGCATTGACCAGCTCCACTCGGCCGTGGAGACCCTGGCCCGGGACAAAAATCCGGTCCTGGTGACCAAGGTTGGCCAGGATAACGGACTGGATCTTGAAAAACGCTTTCCAGGCGGCAGATACTGGGATGTGCCAGGAGTTTTTATTCTGAATAAGCAGCTGGACCTGTCCCATCCCTGGCCTGGTACCGGCCGCATTCTGATCATTTCAGCCGGAGGAGCTGATCTGCCCGTGGCTTTGGAGGCCCTGACCACCTGCCTTTTTTTTGATCAGCAGGCCGGACTTATATCTGATGTTGGTGTGGCCGGGCTGCACAGACTCTTTCCCCACCTGGACACCCTTTCCAGGGCTGAAATCCTCATAGTGGTGGCCGGCATGGAAGGGGCACTGCCCTCTGTAGTGGCCGGACTGTGTGACAAACCCGTGGTTGCAGTCCCCACCTCTGTAGGCTATGGAACAAACTTCAGCGGTGTGACCCCCCTGCTGGCCATGCTCACTTCCTGCGCTCCCGGCATATCCGTGGTCAACATAGACAACGGCTTTGGCGCGGCCTGCTTTGCAGTCAAGGTCTGCTGCACCCATGAGTAA
- a CDS encoding lysophospholipid acyltransferase family protein: MSKTSKKKFKKIKRLFYPLGGGFFLLLGFGLRMMSRNQALKLSRILGTLAFDLLRIRRGLVLKNLSLTFPEKNSLEIQGLARQVYQNQVLNIVELLRIPLIQNREDALQLVSMDADEEFQQVIQQNSGAVVVSGHLSSWEIIGVCTGLILKPMHFIVKPMRNQYLNDHLNHLRTLRGNKIITSDKALREGIRALKEGEVVVVLADQSQRKVDRHISFLGRRTSVFLGPAFLALKAGVPLFVEVSRRTRDNTYQLEIVQVKTSDLACCKDDIAELVRRYHQVLEEFIRDHPQEWLWLHNRWKRSSRISS; the protein is encoded by the coding sequence ATGAGTAAAACAAGCAAGAAAAAATTCAAAAAAATTAAACGGCTGTTCTATCCCCTGGGTGGAGGATTTTTCCTGTTGCTGGGTTTTGGCCTCAGAATGATGAGCAGGAACCAGGCCCTGAAACTCAGCCGGATCCTGGGCACCCTGGCTTTTGACCTCTTGAGAATCAGGCGGGGTCTGGTTCTGAAAAACTTAAGTCTGACCTTCCCGGAAAAAAACAGCCTTGAAATTCAGGGACTGGCCCGCCAAGTTTACCAGAATCAGGTCCTGAACATAGTGGAACTCCTGCGCATTCCCCTGATCCAAAACAGAGAGGATGCCCTGCAGCTGGTTTCAATGGATGCAGATGAAGAATTCCAGCAGGTTATTCAGCAAAACAGCGGAGCAGTGGTTGTCTCCGGACACTTGAGCAGCTGGGAGATTATAGGCGTCTGCACTGGACTGATCCTCAAGCCCATGCACTTTATTGTCAAGCCCATGAGAAACCAGTATCTCAATGATCACCTCAACCATTTGAGGACCCTCAGAGGCAATAAGATCATCACCTCGGACAAGGCCCTGCGGGAAGGCATCCGGGCATTGAAAGAGGGAGAGGTGGTGGTTGTCCTGGCTGATCAATCTCAGCGCAAGGTGGACCGGCACATCAGCTTCCTGGGCCGCAGGACTTCGGTGTTTCTGGGTCCGGCCTTTCTGGCCCTTAAGGCCGGAGTACCCCTCTTTGTTGAGGTTTCAAGGCGGACCAGGGACAACACATATCAGCTGGAAATAGTCCAGGTCAAAACAAGCGATCTTGCCTGCTGCAAGGACGATATTGCAGAACTGGTCAGACGCTATCACCAGGTTCTGGAGGAATTCATCAGAGACCATCCCCAGGAATGGCTCTGGCTGCACAACCGCTGGAAAAGATCATCCAGGATCTCCTCCTGA
- a CDS encoding O-antigen ligase family protein, whose protein sequence is MMQIKKIFSSHPPDYWLLGLLILLYPTAVWLVPSGGSSIFNILGLGGLLCWLTIRKWPCDQQTNIVIITLLLYMTVTAISWLVNGMEDAAYKLLRRHMLFILAAFGAVWLAWRKPGEEYYWWGVTIGANFIGLTGCYIFFLGDSFRANINNLTQVNPIVFGQLCVLLFTLTSASFTYFYRFKPWGFLLPTSGLILSLVAAIGSETRGAWLALPVVLIITIFHYRKALVNNFGKSLISIIVFFTLFFSFSGWQIVEKRLKDATEEINTYFEEKNINDSISVRTRIDMWKAAFESGKRSIIIGPGKDEFQRVAKDGVEKGLYIESAASHHFPHSELATAFGYHGIIGITVLLFVFLTPSIIFITKIRNSSIPEKQSLPLAGLMTVVCFAIFSLTDSPFEQRPTIMIFSLLILLPLNLKTMSHIKNESKQKRLTQSHSIKQ, encoded by the coding sequence ATGATGCAGATTAAAAAAATCTTTTCTTCCCATCCACCTGACTACTGGTTGCTTGGATTGCTAATTTTACTTTATCCCACTGCAGTCTGGCTAGTACCCAGCGGTGGGAGCAGTATATTCAATATCCTGGGATTAGGTGGTTTGTTATGCTGGCTGACCATCAGGAAATGGCCCTGCGACCAACAAACAAATATTGTCATAATCACGCTTCTGCTTTACATGACCGTAACCGCAATTTCCTGGCTGGTAAACGGCATGGAGGATGCTGCTTATAAGTTACTTCGCAGGCACATGCTTTTTATCCTTGCAGCATTCGGAGCGGTTTGGCTGGCTTGGCGAAAGCCAGGAGAAGAATATTATTGGTGGGGCGTTACCATTGGTGCCAATTTTATTGGATTAACAGGCTGTTATATTTTTTTCCTCGGTGATAGTTTCCGTGCAAACATTAACAATCTCACTCAAGTAAATCCTATCGTCTTTGGGCAGCTCTGTGTTCTTTTGTTTACATTAACATCAGCATCGTTCACCTATTTTTATAGATTTAAGCCTTGGGGATTTCTGCTTCCAACTTCAGGCTTAATACTAAGCTTAGTTGCAGCAATCGGTTCTGAAACTAGAGGAGCATGGCTAGCCCTTCCAGTAGTATTAATAATTACAATTTTTCACTACCGAAAAGCTTTAGTTAATAACTTCGGGAAATCATTAATTTCCATTATTGTTTTCTTTACTCTCTTCTTTTCATTTTCTGGCTGGCAAATTGTAGAAAAAAGGCTTAAAGATGCTACTGAGGAAATCAACACATACTTTGAAGAAAAAAATATAAATGATAGCATTTCTGTAAGAACTCGTATTGATATGTGGAAAGCAGCATTCGAATCTGGCAAAAGATCAATCATAATTGGTCCAGGCAAAGATGAGTTTCAAAGAGTAGCCAAGGATGGCGTAGAAAAAGGGTTATACATAGAAAGCGCTGCATCACATCATTTTCCACACAGCGAACTCGCTACTGCGTTTGGCTACCACGGCATTATAGGAATAACCGTCTTGCTATTTGTATTTCTTACACCAAGCATCATTTTTATAACTAAAATAAGGAATAGCTCTATACCAGAAAAACAAAGCCTTCCTTTGGCTGGTCTAATGACTGTTGTGTGCTTTGCCATATTCAGCCTAACAGACTCTCCATTTGAACAAAGGCCAACTATAATGATTTTCTCCCTCTTGATACTACTACCACTGAATCTCAAAACAATGTCACATATAAAAAATGAAAGCAAACAAAAGCGATTAACACAATCTCATTCTATCAAACAATAA
- a CDS encoding glycosyltransferase family 4 protein has product MNYKIGLEATALLSSRLSGIQRYILELSNALMKLSYPASDTRFELCLKGTRIKKAYLRPTTSMDHRWYLPFPGFSCKRYSLVHALDTILPSPLPPRIACTIHDLFSIVIKDYSKPRFRRHKIRSYQRIIKHCNAIIVPSNTTKRDLLNNFKYPEERIFVIPHGVSPRFFRQPSSEPSNKIEQLTRPYILAFGGRERKNFPRVVQAFVLSKLNKDYDLVVIGGIDRGIQDVVQDDELGQSIRIMNNVSDEHLPTLYHKASLLCFPSLYEGFGLPVLEAMASSTPVLTSNVGGVADIGLGHATLVDPLSVAGIATGMHEALAVSKEGLEQARLYAKKFTWEKAALATKNVYKYILHSE; this is encoded by the coding sequence ATGAATTATAAAATAGGACTTGAAGCAACTGCTTTACTTTCAAGTCGCCTTTCAGGGATACAAAGATACATCCTTGAACTATCTAATGCATTGATGAAATTAAGTTATCCAGCATCAGACACAAGATTCGAACTTTGTCTTAAAGGAACAAGAATTAAAAAAGCATACTTACGACCCACGACAAGCATGGACCATCGCTGGTACCTGCCTTTCCCCGGCTTTTCATGCAAGCGTTACTCACTTGTCCATGCATTGGATACGATACTTCCATCGCCACTGCCACCCAGGATAGCCTGTACTATACATGATCTTTTTTCTATCGTTATAAAAGACTATAGTAAACCTCGTTTCAGAAGACACAAGATCCGCTCATATCAGAGAATTATCAAACACTGCAACGCCATTATCGTCCCAAGCAACACTACTAAACGTGACCTGCTTAACAACTTCAAGTATCCTGAAGAACGAATCTTTGTTATTCCGCATGGAGTAAGCCCAAGATTTTTTCGACAACCTAGTTCCGAACCCTCTAATAAAATTGAACAGCTGACAAGGCCTTATATCCTCGCCTTTGGAGGAAGAGAAAGAAAAAATTTTCCTAGAGTAGTCCAGGCTTTTGTGCTCTCCAAACTTAACAAAGACTATGACCTTGTAGTCATCGGAGGCATAGATAGGGGTATCCAAGATGTTGTTCAGGATGATGAGCTTGGCCAATCCATCCGAATAATGAATAATGTTTCAGACGAACATTTACCGACGTTATATCATAAAGCTTCGCTTCTTTGCTTTCCGAGCCTATATGAGGGATTTGGCTTGCCAGTCTTGGAAGCGATGGCGTCCTCAACGCCTGTATTAACCAGCAATGTCGGAGGCGTGGCTGATATAGGACTGGGACACGCTACCTTGGTTGACCCTCTTTCAGTAGCAGGAATAGCCACAGGGATGCACGAAGCATTGGCAGTTAGTAAAGAAGGACTTGAACAGGCAAGGTTATATGCTAAAAAATTTACCTGGGAAAAAGCCGCACTTGCCACCAAGAACGTCTATAAATATATTTTACATTCTGAATAA
- a CDS encoding lipopolysaccharide kinase InaA family protein — MKTKLKKEKKYRQVHKNVWCQVYSSEEKGSFNTGYVKGAINTGAGCSSVIMEFIKSLEYNGDINYSNYKTGRAKNTLQVFQLPGDGRPVVLKRTSGRGCGVSFSRKIEILIKGIHRNYARTAFNGSLALELAGIPTPSPLAWWQSGSGLAKDSYYIYEKVCARETLSQALQRLWREKGESATGEAIALLSCMADLSSKMHQFRIRHGDIVTHNFLVCDKGCELALIDTDHVRPGNFLLPEWMQRFYDLRCLRRLDLSTEGQRFFLAQYLGRELSWQDWILFRFWYLGGFSFRRWFKRFRRLLVGAGRNEPKGVSWWYPY, encoded by the coding sequence ATGAAGACAAAGCTCAAGAAGGAAAAAAAATATCGCCAAGTACATAAGAATGTCTGGTGCCAAGTGTACTCTTCAGAAGAAAAGGGGAGTTTCAATACTGGATATGTTAAGGGCGCGATAAATACCGGGGCCGGTTGTTCAAGCGTCATTATGGAGTTTATTAAGAGTTTGGAGTATAATGGTGATATTAACTATTCAAATTATAAAACCGGGAGAGCAAAAAACACTTTGCAAGTGTTCCAGTTGCCAGGTGATGGAAGGCCGGTAGTTCTTAAAAGGACATCTGGAAGAGGATGTGGGGTTTCATTTTCTAGAAAAATTGAAATTTTGATTAAGGGTATTCATAGGAATTATGCTCGTACCGCTTTCAATGGTTCACTTGCTTTAGAACTTGCGGGTATTCCAACGCCAAGCCCCTTGGCTTGGTGGCAGTCTGGATCAGGATTAGCAAAAGATAGTTATTACATTTATGAGAAAGTGTGTGCCAGGGAAACTCTTAGTCAAGCTTTGCAAAGGCTATGGAGAGAAAAAGGTGAGTCAGCCACAGGCGAGGCCATCGCCCTTCTTTCCTGTATGGCTGACTTAAGCAGTAAAATGCATCAATTTCGTATAAGACATGGAGATATTGTTACTCATAATTTTCTTGTCTGTGACAAAGGCTGTGAATTAGCCTTGATAGACACCGATCATGTAAGGCCAGGAAATTTTCTTTTGCCTGAATGGATGCAAAGATTCTATGATTTACGATGCTTGAGACGTTTAGACCTCTCGACTGAGGGACAGAGATTTTTTTTGGCTCAATACCTAGGTCGTGAGCTATCCTGGCAAGACTGGATATTATTTAGATTCTGGTATTTGGGCGGCTTCAGCTTCAGACGTTGGTTCAAAAGATTCCGTAGACTTTTGGTCGGTGCAGGTCGCAATGAACCTAAAGGTGTCTCCTGGTGGTATCCATATTAA
- a CDS encoding glycosyltransferase family 2 protein: MAHVPISVVIPCFNEEDNIGACLESVAWADEILVVDSFSTDRTLEIAGRYTNRVFQREYQSHADQLNWTIPQASHEWVLVVDSDERVPDTLAKEIRDLDLANNKIDGYWIRRSNHLFGKKIRFSGWGRDRVLRLFRRDLGRKENKRVHAEFKVPKAGRLKEAILHYPIPSMEAWVVKINRYTTWKAMDKVEKGNPAALIHFFLRPPIRFFKDSVLRLGLLDGWRGILIAAMSAFAEMIMSAKMMQLKRQDNRGGRSVADL; encoded by the coding sequence ATGGCTCATGTGCCAATCAGTGTGGTTATCCCCTGTTTTAATGAAGAAGACAATATCGGCGCATGCCTGGAAAGCGTTGCATGGGCTGATGAAATTCTGGTAGTGGATTCTTTCAGTACAGATCGCACCTTGGAAATTGCAGGCAGGTATACAAACCGGGTTTTTCAAAGGGAGTATCAAAGCCATGCAGACCAGCTAAACTGGACAATTCCTCAGGCAAGTCATGAGTGGGTGCTGGTGGTGGATTCTGATGAACGTGTTCCAGACACCTTGGCAAAAGAGATCAGGGATCTGGATTTGGCAAATAACAAGATCGATGGTTACTGGATCAGACGGAGTAATCACCTATTCGGGAAAAAAATCCGCTTTTCCGGTTGGGGACGGGACAGGGTGCTGAGGCTTTTTCGCAGAGACTTAGGGAGAAAAGAGAATAAAAGAGTTCATGCTGAGTTTAAGGTGCCAAAAGCCGGGAGGTTGAAAGAAGCAATCCTTCATTATCCTATTCCATCCATGGAAGCCTGGGTGGTCAAGATTAACCGCTACACCACCTGGAAGGCCATGGACAAGGTTGAAAAGGGCAATCCTGCAGCACTGATACATTTTTTTTTGCGCCCTCCAATCAGGTTTTTTAAAGACAGTGTACTCAGGCTGGGTTTGCTGGATGGTTGGCGCGGTATTTTGATTGCAGCCATGTCCGCATTTGCTGAAATGATCATGTCTGCCAAAATGATGCAGCTGAAACGTCAAGATAATCGTGGTGGAAGAAGCGTTGCTGACCTGTAA
- a CDS encoding class I SAM-dependent methyltransferase produces the protein MLKKYLWFLTVINRLLIRKKSYLHSTGWIESVKRGYPCTKDGSEIPWMNYAVVNILQERLNKDLCLFEFGSGYSTFFYSRLVKDVVSVEHDKKWFDFIKNKVPDNASLFYKEEDVDGNYCRTVKEFKKSFDVVVIDGKDRMNCMKQAITVLSEKGVIILDDSSREKYQIVQAYAVKKGFRPLNLDGLKATNYRSCRTTILYRDNNCLNI, from the coding sequence ATGCTTAAGAAATACCTATGGTTTCTGACAGTAATTAACCGACTGTTAATTCGGAAAAAATCTTATCTTCATTCAACCGGGTGGATTGAGTCTGTTAAGCGGGGCTATCCATGCACAAAAGATGGTTCAGAAATACCCTGGATGAACTATGCTGTTGTTAACATTCTTCAAGAAAGGCTGAATAAAGATTTATGTCTGTTTGAATTTGGCAGTGGTTATTCAACATTCTTTTATTCCAGACTGGTGAAAGATGTTGTGTCGGTTGAACATGACAAAAAATGGTTCGATTTTATAAAGAACAAAGTGCCGGACAATGCTTCCTTGTTTTATAAGGAAGAGGATGTTGACGGGAATTACTGCCGAACTGTCAAAGAATTCAAGAAGTCGTTTGATGTGGTTGTCATTGATGGCAAAGACAGAATGAACTGTATGAAACAGGCCATTACTGTCCTTTCGGAAAAGGGAGTTATTATACTTGATGACTCCTCAAGAGAGAAGTACCAGATTGTCCAGGCATATGCCGTGAAAAAAGGTTTTAGACCTCTTAATCTGGATGGACTGAAAGCTACCAACTACAGGAGCTGTAGAACCACCATTTTATACCGGGACAATAATTGTCTAAACATTTAA
- a CDS encoding glycosyltransferase family 4 protein: MTEIDMMCRMKKIGLHVEVMTESACPHIKHLQDAGIPHESLNLRSRLDISGIRRLRRKIRDEGFHVVHGFSNRPISNLVWSSYGLPHALVVYRGAIGHVRRWDPDCWLKWLNPRVDRIVCVSHAVRRDLEKSGVRPDKIVTVYKGHDFSWYQDLPKIDLKQEFGIPEESFVVGCAANMRRVKGADVLLEAMFELPEHVHVLLMGEVRDPLVKKLGSKPEIKDRVHFAGFRKDAPAILGCCHVAVAPSRGREGLTKSIIEPMAQGVPAVVTQAGGLPEMVEHGVSGYVVPVDDARAMALAIGKLAEDTALRRKFGLKAKQRMHEVFNIVQTVDQTLDVYLSVCKEKKIYWQ, encoded by the coding sequence ATGACTGAGATCGACATGATGTGCCGGATGAAGAAGATTGGATTGCATGTGGAGGTCATGACCGAGTCTGCCTGCCCCCATATTAAGCACCTCCAGGATGCAGGCATCCCCCATGAAAGTCTCAACCTTAGATCTCGCCTGGATATAAGCGGAATAAGGCGCTTGCGTAGAAAAATCAGGGATGAAGGATTTCACGTGGTGCATGGGTTCTCCAACCGGCCCATCAGCAATCTGGTTTGGTCCAGCTATGGCCTGCCCCATGCCCTGGTTGTCTATAGAGGGGCAATCGGCCATGTCCGGCGGTGGGATCCGGACTGCTGGCTGAAATGGCTTAATCCCAGGGTGGACCGAATTGTCTGTGTTTCCCATGCAGTGCGCAGAGACCTGGAGAAATCAGGAGTGCGTCCGGATAAGATAGTGACCGTTTACAAGGGCCATGATTTTTCCTGGTATCAGGATCTGCCTAAGATCGATCTGAAACAGGAATTCGGAATTCCGGAAGAATCCTTTGTTGTGGGATGCGCAGCCAACATGCGCCGGGTCAAGGGAGCGGACGTTCTGCTTGAGGCCATGTTTGAACTGCCAGAGCATGTCCATGTCCTGCTCATGGGCGAGGTGCGTGATCCATTGGTCAAAAAACTGGGCAGCAAACCTGAGATCAAAGACCGGGTCCACTTTGCCGGTTTCAGAAAGGATGCCCCGGCCATCCTTGGCTGTTGCCATGTGGCTGTGGCTCCGTCCAGGGGCAGGGAAGGCCTGACTAAATCCATCATCGAGCCCATGGCCCAGGGTGTTCCTGCCGTGGTTACTCAGGCCGGCGGACTGCCGGAGATGGTGGAACATGGTGTAAGCGGTTATGTGGTGCCTGTTGATGATGCCAGGGCCATGGCTTTGGCCATAGGAAAGTTGGCTGAAGATACAGCACTGCGTCGCAAGTTCGGTCTCAAGGCTAAGCAGCGGATGCATGAGGTGTTCAACATTGTTCAGACCGTGGACCAGACCCTGGATGTTTATTTAAGCGTCTGTAAAGAGAAAAAGATTTATTGGCAATAA
- a CDS encoding ABC transporter ATP-binding protein — protein sequence MRLKSDWSNINSWELAKRTLAYFKQYKLLILVSLLSLGVVAATSGAAAFLVKPALDDIFINKDQRALLLIPILLVLIFALKGFFMFVQNYLMTYCGIQVLGQLRRELYYKMTDLPLRFFEDNRTGMLMARITSDVNLLSSSLPKLVELTRHLLTMLALLGVIFYRDPLLAVLSLVIYPLAIYPFIYFAKKLRKMGRKTQSKISDITTFLQETFSGIRVIKAFANEKGEQQNFARENEKLIKIAVKENKYDHASSPIMEFIGSIGIGLIVWYGGTQVIAGHSTPGTFFSFMTALIMLYQPIKGLSKTNIAIQKALSGAERVFEVLDSPELQVEQGGNTELKGPFQKLALKNVTFAYPDTGHPAVDNVNLEIHKGEKVAIVGPSGSGKTTLINLLPRFYEHQQGRIILNGLPTREYTLKSLRMFMGIVAQDNFLFNASIRDNIAYAMENVAEEEIIKAAGSAFAHDFIMELPQGYDTVIGERGVKLSGGQKQRITIARALLKNPSLLILDEATSALDTESERIVQMALDNLMLERTSIVIAHRLSTVLSSDRIVVMSRGRIISQGKHDQLLSSCSLYKKLYNMQFQENGDLHPASGDRAGKISKESI from the coding sequence ATGCGCTTAAAATCAGACTGGTCCAACATCAACAGCTGGGAGCTGGCCAAAAGAACCCTGGCCTATTTCAAGCAGTACAAACTCCTCATTCTGGTTTCTCTGCTCTCGCTGGGAGTTGTTGCTGCGACTTCCGGTGCTGCAGCTTTTTTGGTCAAACCAGCCCTGGACGATATTTTTATCAACAAGGACCAACGGGCTTTGCTCCTGATACCTATTCTGCTGGTCCTGATCTTTGCTCTGAAAGGGTTTTTCATGTTTGTCCAGAATTATCTCATGACCTATTGCGGGATCCAGGTTTTGGGACAGCTCAGAAGGGAGCTTTATTATAAGATGACCGACCTGCCTTTGAGGTTTTTTGAAGATAACCGCACCGGCATGCTCATGGCCAGAATAACCAGTGATGTCAATTTATTATCTTCAAGTCTGCCCAAGCTGGTGGAGCTCACCAGACATTTGTTGACCATGCTTGCCCTGCTCGGGGTAATTTTCTACAGGGATCCACTGCTGGCAGTTCTTTCCTTGGTCATTTACCCTCTGGCCATTTATCCCTTCATCTATTTTGCCAAGAAACTACGCAAAATGGGGCGTAAGACCCAGTCCAAGATCTCGGACATCACTACTTTTCTGCAGGAAACCTTCAGCGGGATCAGAGTTATCAAAGCCTTTGCCAATGAAAAAGGAGAACAGCAGAACTTTGCCCGGGAAAATGAAAAGCTGATCAAGATTGCGGTCAAGGAAAACAAATATGATCATGCCTCATCACCCATAATGGAGTTCATCGGCTCCATCGGTATCGGGCTCATTGTCTGGTACGGTGGTACTCAAGTCATTGCAGGGCACTCAACCCCCGGCACCTTTTTTTCCTTTATGACCGCCCTGATCATGCTCTACCAGCCCATTAAAGGCTTAAGCAAAACCAATATCGCCATTCAAAAGGCTTTGTCCGGGGCTGAAAGGGTCTTTGAAGTCCTGGATTCACCTGAACTCCAGGTGGAACAAGGGGGCAACACTGAGCTCAAAGGTCCTTTTCAAAAACTGGCTTTGAAAAATGTCACTTTTGCTTACCCCGACACGGGTCATCCAGCTGTGGACAATGTCAACCTTGAAATCCACAAAGGCGAAAAAGTGGCCATTGTCGGCCCCAGCGGATCAGGTAAGACCACCCTCATCAATCTGCTGCCCAGATTCTACGAGCACCAGCAGGGCCGGATCATTTTAAACGGCCTGCCCACCAGGGAATATACCCTGAAGAGCCTGCGCATGTTCATGGGCATTGTGGCCCAGGACAACTTTCTGTTCAACGCCTCCATCAGGGATAATATCGCCTATGCCATGGAAAACGTGGCTGAAGAGGAGATAATCAAGGCAGCCGGGTCCGCCTTTGCCCATGACTTTATTATGGAGCTGCCCCAGGGTTATGACACGGTCATTGGTGAGCGGGGCGTCAAACTCTCCGGTGGTCAGAAACAGCGCATTACCATAGCCAGGGCCCTTCTGAAAAATCCCTCCCTGCTCATCCTGGACGAGGCCACCAGCGCCCTGGACACGGAATCAGAACGCATCGTGCAGATGGCTCTGGATAATCTCATGCTGGAGCGGACCAGCATAGTCATTGCCCACCGCCTGTCCACTGTCCTGTCATCTGATCGGATTGTGGTCATGTCCAGGGGCCGGATCATTTCCCAGGGCAAGCATGACCAGCTCCTTTCCAGCTGCAGCCTGTATAAAAAACTGTACAACATGCAGTTTCAGGAAAATGGAGATTTACACCCTGCATCAGGGGACAGGGCAGGAAAAATATCCAAAGAGAGTATTTGA